A window of Nerophis ophidion isolate RoL-2023_Sa linkage group LG17, RoL_Noph_v1.0, whole genome shotgun sequence contains these coding sequences:
- the mrps18c gene encoding 28S ribosomal protein S18c, mitochondrial, with translation MYHLQRTQRLFFRVSQFEYANKSAGLTSVASNVQKHHELVKMDNPYKAPVKGCVLCKVTVDFKNTQLLSQFISPYTGRIYGRHITGLCGRKQKEISKAIKKAHSMGFMSVTHKHPQFMRDPNICSIKHLD, from the exons ATGTACCACTTACAGCGGACACAACGTCTTTTTTTTAGGGTTTCACAATTTGAATACGCGAATAAATCTGCAG GTCTGACGAGTGTTGCATCTAATGTTCAAAAACACCATGAG CTGGTAAAGATGGACAATCCTTACAAGGCGCCAGTGAAAGGCTGTGTCCTCTGCAAGGTCACGGTGGACTTCAAAAACACTCAG CTTCTTTCTCAGTTCATCTCGCCGTACACGGGAAGGATTTACGGGCGACACATCACAG GACTTTGTGggcgaaaacaaaaagaaatCTCCAAAGCCATCAAGAAGGCTCACTCAATGG GGTTCAtgtcagtgacgcacaaacacccACAGTTCATGAGGGACCCAAACATCTGCAGCATCAAACATCTGGATTAG